The following proteins come from a genomic window of Suricata suricatta isolate VVHF042 chromosome 5, meerkat_22Aug2017_6uvM2_HiC, whole genome shotgun sequence:
- the MUC20 gene encoding mucin-20 isoform X2 yields MGFLWGLALPLFFCWEAGVPGSSAGPSTSRPDHLVATNHVEVPAMTPGIMTNSQGAFQTTDFVETSVQSHIPLETQTLSTQTFDRTSIMASTISEAEVRKTKTIFMPIETRAFTKMIPSKLMVVITTPVEASATSGSPTGTGMTTVQTVTGTDPVKSVLGTLCTYDSSEEAKRIVINILTLAHTSAEAKALALESSAFSDSSDLAITTSQALASDTTAPARTMLAYTITNTEVINCSVTEIETTATTPRTSDIDHDPTGGKALSPSEVSALLDSTEAESDSTETMTSAETLSEARATEPAMPDTTVETPLPANSTIEGETTAAKTTVPHTTLVTVNTNPLEEITSLSVETSHTEVSVTISTGARSTMGKVASPAGLSSMAYSHTQVATSKNSTPSETSTTDSTTNTSVPISRSPFPSVLLTVANSSPEANNTLAKTTALAKTLKTASMTGGKPPTAMPTTAQTRWSTEVTAGGDGGFFLLRLSVASPEDLTDPRVMERLMQQLRRELYTHMAPIQVSLLRVKRD; encoded by the exons ATGGGCTTTCTCTggggcctggctctgccccttttcttctgctgggagGCTGGGGTCCCCGGGAGCTCTGCAG GCCCCAGCACCAGCAGACCAGATCATTTGGTGGCAACAAACCATGTAGAAGTGCCTGCCATGACTCCAGGGATCATGACAAATTCACAGGGAGCCTTCCAGACCACTGACTTCGTTGAGACCTCTGTGCAAAGCCACATCCCTTTGGAAACTCAAACCCTGAGCACCCAGACCTTTGATAGAACCTCAATCATGGCTAGCACCATTTCAGAAGCAGAGGTCAGGAAAACCAAGACCATTTTTATGCCAATAGAGACCAGGGCCTTCACAAAAATGATACCTTCCAAACTCATGGTTGTGATCACCACTCCTGTGGAGGCATCAGCCACAAGTGGCAGCCCCACGGGAACTGGAATGACCACAGTTCAGACTGTTACAGGCACTGATCCTGTGAAGTCTGTCCTTGGCACCCTTTGTACATATGACAGTTCAGAAGAGGCAAAGAGGATTGTAATTAACATCTTGACATTGGCTCACACCTCTGCGGAAGCCAAGGCCCTGGCCTTGGAGAGCAGTGCCttctctgacagctcagatctggcCATCACCACCTCACAGGCCCTGGCATCTGACACCACTGCTCCGGCTAGAACCATGCTCGCCTACACCATCACCAACACCGAGGTTATCAACTGCAGtgttacagaaatagaaacaacTGCCACCACTCCCAGGACCTCGGACATAGATCATGACCCTACAGGAGGAAAGGCCCTGTCTCCCTCTGAGGTGTCAGCTTTGCTTGATTCCACTGAAGCAGAATCAGACTCCACGGAGACCATGACATCTGCTGAGACCTTGTCAGAAGCCAGAGCCACAGAACCAGCCATGCCTGATACCACAGTTGAGACCCCACTACCTGCTAATAGCACCATAGAAGGAGAAACCACAGCAGCCAAGACCACCGTACCCCACACAACTTTGGTGACAGTCAACACGAACCCCTTGGAGGAAATTACATCCCTCTCTGTTGAGACAAGCCACACCGAGGTCTCAGTTACAATCTCCACAGGGGCTAGGTCAACAATGGGCAAAGTGGCTTCCCCTGCTGGGCTCTCATCTATGGCCTACAGCCACACCCAAGTAGCCACTAGCAAGAACTCCACCCCCTCAGAGACTTCAACCACAGACAGCACAACCAATACATCTGTCCCCATTAGCAGGAGcccctttccttctgttcttctgACTGTGGCCAACAGCAGCCCAGAGGCAAATAACACCTTAGCCAAGACCACCGCCTTAGCAAAGACCTTGAAGACAGCCAGCATGACTGGAGGGAAGCCCCCAACAGCCATGCCCACCACTGCTCAGACAAGGTGGTCCACAGAAGTTACTGCAG gtGGGGATGGAGGCTTTTTCCTTCTGCGACTGAGTGTGGCCTCCCCAGAAGACCTCACTGACCCTAGAGTGATGGAGAGGCTGATGCAGCAG CTCCGCCGTGAACTGTATACCCACATGGCTCCCATCCAGGTGTCTCTGCTGCGTGTCAAGAGGGACTAA
- the MUC20 gene encoding mucin-20 isoform X1, translating to MVAGAPIRMGFLWGLALPLFFCWEAGVPGSSAGPSTSRPDHLVATNHVEVPAMTPGIMTNSQGAFQTTDFVETSVQSHIPLETQTLSTQTFDRTSIMASTISEAEVRKTKTIFMPIETRAFTKMIPSKLMVVITTPVEASATSGSPTGTGMTTVQTVTGTDPVKSVLGTLCTYDSSEEAKRIVINILTLAHTSAEAKALALESSAFSDSSDLAITTSQALASDTTAPARTMLAYTITNTEVINCSVTEIETTATTPRTSDIDHDPTGGKALSPSEVSALLDSTEAESDSTETMTSAETLSEARATEPAMPDTTVETPLPANSTIEGETTAAKTTVPHTTLVTVNTNPLEEITSLSVETSHTEVSVTISTGARSTMGKVASPAGLSSMAYSHTQVATSKNSTPSETSTTDSTTNTSVPISRSPFPSVLLTVANSSPEANNTLAKTTALAKTLKTASMTGGKPPTAMPTTAQTRWSTEVTAGRGDRKYFTTGEAVALAELNVLTDVRQGAASFAGVTYSNPSKPPYAVGIIAPPDRWGWRLFPSATECGLPRRPH from the exons ATGGTGGCCGGAGCTCCCATTAGGATGGGCTTTCTCTggggcctggctctgccccttttcttctgctgggagGCTGGGGTCCCCGGGAGCTCTGCAG GCCCCAGCACCAGCAGACCAGATCATTTGGTGGCAACAAACCATGTAGAAGTGCCTGCCATGACTCCAGGGATCATGACAAATTCACAGGGAGCCTTCCAGACCACTGACTTCGTTGAGACCTCTGTGCAAAGCCACATCCCTTTGGAAACTCAAACCCTGAGCACCCAGACCTTTGATAGAACCTCAATCATGGCTAGCACCATTTCAGAAGCAGAGGTCAGGAAAACCAAGACCATTTTTATGCCAATAGAGACCAGGGCCTTCACAAAAATGATACCTTCCAAACTCATGGTTGTGATCACCACTCCTGTGGAGGCATCAGCCACAAGTGGCAGCCCCACGGGAACTGGAATGACCACAGTTCAGACTGTTACAGGCACTGATCCTGTGAAGTCTGTCCTTGGCACCCTTTGTACATATGACAGTTCAGAAGAGGCAAAGAGGATTGTAATTAACATCTTGACATTGGCTCACACCTCTGCGGAAGCCAAGGCCCTGGCCTTGGAGAGCAGTGCCttctctgacagctcagatctggcCATCACCACCTCACAGGCCCTGGCATCTGACACCACTGCTCCGGCTAGAACCATGCTCGCCTACACCATCACCAACACCGAGGTTATCAACTGCAGtgttacagaaatagaaacaacTGCCACCACTCCCAGGACCTCGGACATAGATCATGACCCTACAGGAGGAAAGGCCCTGTCTCCCTCTGAGGTGTCAGCTTTGCTTGATTCCACTGAAGCAGAATCAGACTCCACGGAGACCATGACATCTGCTGAGACCTTGTCAGAAGCCAGAGCCACAGAACCAGCCATGCCTGATACCACAGTTGAGACCCCACTACCTGCTAATAGCACCATAGAAGGAGAAACCACAGCAGCCAAGACCACCGTACCCCACACAACTTTGGTGACAGTCAACACGAACCCCTTGGAGGAAATTACATCCCTCTCTGTTGAGACAAGCCACACCGAGGTCTCAGTTACAATCTCCACAGGGGCTAGGTCAACAATGGGCAAAGTGGCTTCCCCTGCTGGGCTCTCATCTATGGCCTACAGCCACACCCAAGTAGCCACTAGCAAGAACTCCACCCCCTCAGAGACTTCAACCACAGACAGCACAACCAATACATCTGTCCCCATTAGCAGGAGcccctttccttctgttcttctgACTGTGGCCAACAGCAGCCCAGAGGCAAATAACACCTTAGCCAAGACCACCGCCTTAGCAAAGACCTTGAAGACAGCCAGCATGACTGGAGGGAAGCCCCCAACAGCCATGCCCACCACTGCTCAGACAAGGTGGTCCACAGAAGTTACTGCAG GCAGAGgtgatagaaaatatttcactACCGGTGAAGCCGTGGCATTGGCTGAACTGAATGTTCTCACTGACGTCAGGCAGGGAGCCGCGAGCTTTGCAGGTGTTACCTATTCTAACCCTTCAAAACCACCTTATGCAGTGGGTATTATTGCTCCACctgacag gtGGGGATGGAGGCTTTTTCCTTCTGCGACTGAGTGTGGCCTCCCCAGAAGACCTCACTGA
- the MUC20 gene encoding mucin-20 isoform X4, with protein sequence MTPGIMTNSQGAFQTTDFVETSVQSHIPLETQTLSTQTFDRTSIMASTISEAEVRKTKTIFMPIETRAFTKMIPSKLMVVITTPVEASATSGSPTGTGMTTVQTVTGTDPVKSVLGTLCTYDSSEEAKRIVINILTLAHTSAEAKALALESSAFSDSSDLAITTSQALASDTTAPARTMLAYTITNTEVINCSVTEIETTATTPRTSDIDHDPTGGKALSPSEVSALLDSTEAESDSTETMTSAETLSEARATEPAMPDTTVETPLPANSTIEGETTAAKTTVPHTTLVTVNTNPLEEITSLSVETSHTEVSVTISTGARSTMGKVASPAGLSSMAYSHTQVATSKNSTPSETSTTDSTTNTSVPISRSPFPSVLLTVANSSPEANNTLAKTTALAKTLKTASMTGGKPPTAMPTTAQTRWSTEVTAGRGDRKYFTTGEAVALAELNVLTDVRQGAASFAGVTYSNPSKPPYAVGIIAPPDRWGWRLFPSATECGLPRRPH encoded by the exons ATGACTCCAGGGATCATGACAAATTCACAGGGAGCCTTCCAGACCACTGACTTCGTTGAGACCTCTGTGCAAAGCCACATCCCTTTGGAAACTCAAACCCTGAGCACCCAGACCTTTGATAGAACCTCAATCATGGCTAGCACCATTTCAGAAGCAGAGGTCAGGAAAACCAAGACCATTTTTATGCCAATAGAGACCAGGGCCTTCACAAAAATGATACCTTCCAAACTCATGGTTGTGATCACCACTCCTGTGGAGGCATCAGCCACAAGTGGCAGCCCCACGGGAACTGGAATGACCACAGTTCAGACTGTTACAGGCACTGATCCTGTGAAGTCTGTCCTTGGCACCCTTTGTACATATGACAGTTCAGAAGAGGCAAAGAGGATTGTAATTAACATCTTGACATTGGCTCACACCTCTGCGGAAGCCAAGGCCCTGGCCTTGGAGAGCAGTGCCttctctgacagctcagatctggcCATCACCACCTCACAGGCCCTGGCATCTGACACCACTGCTCCGGCTAGAACCATGCTCGCCTACACCATCACCAACACCGAGGTTATCAACTGCAGtgttacagaaatagaaacaacTGCCACCACTCCCAGGACCTCGGACATAGATCATGACCCTACAGGAGGAAAGGCCCTGTCTCCCTCTGAGGTGTCAGCTTTGCTTGATTCCACTGAAGCAGAATCAGACTCCACGGAGACCATGACATCTGCTGAGACCTTGTCAGAAGCCAGAGCCACAGAACCAGCCATGCCTGATACCACAGTTGAGACCCCACTACCTGCTAATAGCACCATAGAAGGAGAAACCACAGCAGCCAAGACCACCGTACCCCACACAACTTTGGTGACAGTCAACACGAACCCCTTGGAGGAAATTACATCCCTCTCTGTTGAGACAAGCCACACCGAGGTCTCAGTTACAATCTCCACAGGGGCTAGGTCAACAATGGGCAAAGTGGCTTCCCCTGCTGGGCTCTCATCTATGGCCTACAGCCACACCCAAGTAGCCACTAGCAAGAACTCCACCCCCTCAGAGACTTCAACCACAGACAGCACAACCAATACATCTGTCCCCATTAGCAGGAGcccctttccttctgttcttctgACTGTGGCCAACAGCAGCCCAGAGGCAAATAACACCTTAGCCAAGACCACCGCCTTAGCAAAGACCTTGAAGACAGCCAGCATGACTGGAGGGAAGCCCCCAACAGCCATGCCCACCACTGCTCAGACAAGGTGGTCCACAGAAGTTACTGCAG GCAGAGgtgatagaaaatatttcactACCGGTGAAGCCGTGGCATTGGCTGAACTGAATGTTCTCACTGACGTCAGGCAGGGAGCCGCGAGCTTTGCAGGTGTTACCTATTCTAACCCTTCAAAACCACCTTATGCAGTGGGTATTATTGCTCCACctgacag gtGGGGATGGAGGCTTTTTCCTTCTGCGACTGAGTGTGGCCTCCCCAGAAGACCTCACTGA
- the MUC20 gene encoding mucin-20 isoform X3, whose product MGFLWGLALPLFFCWEAGVPGSSAGPSTSRPDHLVATNHVEVPAMTPGIMTNSQGAFQTTDFVETSVQSHIPLETQTLSTQTFDRTSIMASTISEAEVRKTKTIFMPIETRAFTKMIPSKLMVVITTPVEASATSGSPTGTGMTTVQTVTGTDPVKSVLGTLCTYDSSEEAKRIVINILTLAHTSAEAKALALESSAFSDSSDLAITTSQALASDTTAPARTMLAYTITNTEVINCSVTEIETTATTPRTSDIDHDPTGGKALSPSEVSALLDSTEAESDSTETMTSAETLSEARATEPAMPDTTVETPLPANSTIEGETTAAKTTVPHTTLVTVNTNPLEEITSLSVETSHTEVSVTISTGARSTMGKVASPAGLSSMAYSHTQVATSKNSTPSETSTTDSTTNTSVPISRSPFPSVLLTVANSSPEANNTLAKTTALAKTLKTASMTGGKPPTAMPTTAQTRWSTEVTAGGDGGFFLLRLSVASPEDLTDPRVMERLMQQVSLLRVKRD is encoded by the exons ATGGGCTTTCTCTggggcctggctctgccccttttcttctgctgggagGCTGGGGTCCCCGGGAGCTCTGCAG GCCCCAGCACCAGCAGACCAGATCATTTGGTGGCAACAAACCATGTAGAAGTGCCTGCCATGACTCCAGGGATCATGACAAATTCACAGGGAGCCTTCCAGACCACTGACTTCGTTGAGACCTCTGTGCAAAGCCACATCCCTTTGGAAACTCAAACCCTGAGCACCCAGACCTTTGATAGAACCTCAATCATGGCTAGCACCATTTCAGAAGCAGAGGTCAGGAAAACCAAGACCATTTTTATGCCAATAGAGACCAGGGCCTTCACAAAAATGATACCTTCCAAACTCATGGTTGTGATCACCACTCCTGTGGAGGCATCAGCCACAAGTGGCAGCCCCACGGGAACTGGAATGACCACAGTTCAGACTGTTACAGGCACTGATCCTGTGAAGTCTGTCCTTGGCACCCTTTGTACATATGACAGTTCAGAAGAGGCAAAGAGGATTGTAATTAACATCTTGACATTGGCTCACACCTCTGCGGAAGCCAAGGCCCTGGCCTTGGAGAGCAGTGCCttctctgacagctcagatctggcCATCACCACCTCACAGGCCCTGGCATCTGACACCACTGCTCCGGCTAGAACCATGCTCGCCTACACCATCACCAACACCGAGGTTATCAACTGCAGtgttacagaaatagaaacaacTGCCACCACTCCCAGGACCTCGGACATAGATCATGACCCTACAGGAGGAAAGGCCCTGTCTCCCTCTGAGGTGTCAGCTTTGCTTGATTCCACTGAAGCAGAATCAGACTCCACGGAGACCATGACATCTGCTGAGACCTTGTCAGAAGCCAGAGCCACAGAACCAGCCATGCCTGATACCACAGTTGAGACCCCACTACCTGCTAATAGCACCATAGAAGGAGAAACCACAGCAGCCAAGACCACCGTACCCCACACAACTTTGGTGACAGTCAACACGAACCCCTTGGAGGAAATTACATCCCTCTCTGTTGAGACAAGCCACACCGAGGTCTCAGTTACAATCTCCACAGGGGCTAGGTCAACAATGGGCAAAGTGGCTTCCCCTGCTGGGCTCTCATCTATGGCCTACAGCCACACCCAAGTAGCCACTAGCAAGAACTCCACCCCCTCAGAGACTTCAACCACAGACAGCACAACCAATACATCTGTCCCCATTAGCAGGAGcccctttccttctgttcttctgACTGTGGCCAACAGCAGCCCAGAGGCAAATAACACCTTAGCCAAGACCACCGCCTTAGCAAAGACCTTGAAGACAGCCAGCATGACTGGAGGGAAGCCCCCAACAGCCATGCCCACCACTGCTCAGACAAGGTGGTCCACAGAAGTTACTGCAG gtGGGGATGGAGGCTTTTTCCTTCTGCGACTGAGTGTGGCCTCCCCAGAAGACCTCACTGACCCTAGAGTGATGGAGAGGCTGATGCAGCAG GTGTCTCTGCTGCGTGTCAAGAGGGACTAA